A section of the Pseudomonas lini genome encodes:
- a CDS encoding extracellular solute-binding protein — protein sequence MLAPKRLLTALALTLIGSTAAQAADEVVVYSSRIDELIKPVFDAYTQKTGVQVKFITDKEAPLMQRIKAEGENATADLLLTVDAGNLWQAEQMGILQPFTSKVIDANIPLQYRASSHAWTGLSLRARTIAYSTDRVKPGELSTYEALADKQWEGRLCLRTAKKVYNQSLTATMIEVHGAEKTEKILKGWVNNLSTDVFSDDIAVLEAINAGQCDVGIVNTYYYGRLHKQKPDLPVKLFWPNQGDRGVHVNLSGIGLTKHAPHPQAAKALVEWMTTPEAQKIFADVNQEFPANPAVQPSAEVASWGKFVADTLPVEIAGKRQAEAIRMMDRAGWN from the coding sequence ATGTTGGCACCCAAGCGTCTACTGACCGCACTGGCCTTGACCCTGATTGGCAGCACCGCTGCCCAGGCCGCCGACGAGGTGGTGGTTTACTCCTCGCGTATCGATGAGCTGATCAAACCGGTCTTCGATGCCTACACCCAGAAAACCGGCGTGCAGGTGAAATTCATCACCGATAAGGAAGCGCCGCTGATGCAGCGGATCAAGGCCGAGGGCGAAAACGCCACTGCCGACCTGCTGCTGACCGTCGACGCCGGCAACCTCTGGCAGGCCGAGCAGATGGGCATCCTCCAGCCGTTCACTTCCAAGGTGATCGACGCCAACATCCCACTGCAATACCGCGCTTCCTCCCATGCCTGGACCGGCCTGAGCCTGCGGGCGCGGACCATCGCCTACTCCACCGACCGGGTGAAACCCGGTGAGCTGAGCACCTACGAGGCGTTGGCCGACAAACAGTGGGAAGGCCGCCTGTGCCTGCGCACGGCGAAGAAGGTCTACAACCAGTCCCTGACCGCCACCATGATCGAAGTCCATGGCGCCGAAAAAACCGAGAAGATCCTCAAGGGCTGGGTTAATAACCTGTCCACCGACGTGTTCTCCGACGACATTGCCGTGCTGGAGGCGATCAACGCCGGCCAGTGCGACGTCGGCATCGTCAATACTTACTACTACGGTCGTTTGCACAAACAGAAGCCAGACCTGCCGGTGAAGCTGTTTTGGCCGAATCAGGGCGACCGTGGCGTACACGTCAACCTGTCGGGCATCGGCCTGACCAAACACGCGCCGCACCCGCAAGCTGCCAAGGCGCTGGTGGAGTGGATGACCACGCCTGAAGCGCAGAAGATTTTCGCTGACGTGAACCAGGAATTCCCGGCCAACCCTGCCGTTCAGCCTTCAGCTGAAGTCGCGAGCTGGGGCAAGTTTGTGGCTGATACCTTGCCGGTGGAAATCGCCGGCAAGCGTCAGGCTGAAGCGATCCGGATGATGGATCGGGCTGGCTGGAACTGA